One part of the Indicator indicator isolate 239-I01 chromosome 5, UM_Iind_1.1, whole genome shotgun sequence genome encodes these proteins:
- the RAB17 gene encoding ras-related protein Rab-17 has product MGVKTSPAETRGRSLTHTLASLQDVAQKAMPGTSLEEIHPTYIYKVVLLGSTSVGKSSLAYRYVKNDFKESLPTVGCSFFTQKLDLETATVKFEIWDTAGQEKYQSVCHLYYRGAHAALLIYDIANKETLNRAKLWLRELEKEFLPDEIVIALVGNKTDLAAEREVTTEEGEEFARTKGLLFMETSAKSNHQVNEIFMAVALELLKLEQKKASTLSRKSTVDLGESGIRTRCCQL; this is encoded by the exons ATGGGCGTTAAAACTTCCCCGGCTGAAACCCGAGGGCGTTCTCTGACACAC ACACTTGCTTCCTTGCAGGACGTGGCACAGAAAGCAATGCCAGGCACCTCCCTGGAGGAGATTCATCCCACCTACATCTACAAGGTGGTTCTACTGGGGAGCACATCAGTGGGAAAGTCAAGCCTGGCCTATCGATATGTGAAGAATGACTTCAAGGAGTCACTGCCAACTGTGGGAT GCTCCTTCTTCACACAGAAGCTTGACCTGGAGACAGCCACTGTCAAGTTTGAGATCTGGGACACAGCAGGCCAGGAGAAGTACCAGAGTGTCTGCCACCTCTACTACCGGGGTGCCCACGCTGCTCTCCTCATCTATGACATCGCTAACAAG GAAACACTCAACAGAGCAAAgctgtggctgagggagctggagaaggaattCCTTCCTGACGAAATTGTCATTGCTTTGGTGGGCAACAAGACTGACCTTGCTGCTGAGCGAGAAGTCACCACTGAG GAGGGGGAAGAGTTTGCAAGGACCAAAGGCCTGTTGTTCATGGAGACATCTGCAAAATCCAACCACCAAGTGAATGAGATCTTCATGGCTGTAG CCTTAGAGCTCTTGAAACTGGAACAGAAGAAGGCATCCACTCTATCCAGGAAGTCAACAGTTGACCTGGGAGAGAGTGGGATAAGGACAAGGTGCTGCCAGCTTTGA